The proteins below come from a single Eptesicus fuscus isolate TK198812 chromosome 5, DD_ASM_mEF_20220401, whole genome shotgun sequence genomic window:
- the SLC10A1 gene encoding hepatic sodium/bile acid cotransporter — MEALNVSVPLNFSLPPNFGKRPTDLALSVILVFMLLIMMLSLGCTMEFSKIRAHFWKPKGLAIALVAQYGIMPLTAFALGKLFRLNNIEAIAILICGCSPGGNLSNIFSLAMKGDMNLSIVMTTCSTFIALGMMPLLLYIYSRGIYDGDLKDKVPYGGIVLSLILTLVPCTIGIFLNAKRPQYVRYVTKGGMVIMLLLSVAITVLSVINVGKSIMFIMTPHLWATSSLMPFIGFLLGYILSAVFRLNGQCRRTVSMETGCQNIQLCSTILNVTFPPEVIGPLFFFPLLYMICQLGEGLLLIVIFRCYEKIKPSKDKTKMTYTAATTEETFPAALGNGTHKEESSPYTA, encoded by the exons ATGGAGGCCCTCAATGTGTCTGTCCCTCTCAACTTCTCCCTGCCGCCCAACTTCGGCAAGCGCCCCACCGACCTGGCGCTGAGCGTCATCCTGGTATTCATGCTGCTCATCATGATGCTGTCGCTGGGCTGCACCATGGAGTTCAGCAAGATCAGGGCTCACTTCTGGAAGCCTAAGGGGCTGGCCATCGCGCTGGTGGCGCAGTATGGCATCATGCCCCTCACTGCCTTTGCCCTGGGCAAGCTCTTCCGGTTGAACAATATTGAGGCGATAGCCATCCTGATCTGCGGCTGTTCCCCTGGCGGGAACCTGTCCAACATCTTCAGTCTGGCCATGAAGGGGGACATGAACCTCAG CATCGTGATGACCACCTGTTCCACCTTCATTGCCCTGGGCATGATGCCCCTCCTCCTGTATATTTACTCCAGGGGGATCTATGATGGGGACCTGAAGGACAAGGTGCCCTATGGAGGCATTGTGTTATCACTGATCCTGACTCTCGTTCCTTGCACCATAGGCATCTTCCTCAATGCCAAAAGGCCACAATACGTACGCTATGTCACCAAG GGAGGAATGGTCATCATGCTTTTGCTCAGTGTGGCCATCACAGTGCTCTCTGTCATCAACGTGGGCAAGAGCATCATGTTTATCATGACACCCCACCTGTGGGCCACCTCCTCGCTGATGCCCTTCATCGGCTTCCTGCTGGGCTACATTCTCTCTGCCGTCTTCCGCCTCAATGGACA ATGCAGGCGCACTGTCAGCATGGAGACTGGATGCCAAAATATTCAACTCTGCTCCACCATCCTCAATGTGACCTTTCCCCCTGAAGTCATCGGAccacttttcttctttcctctcctctacATGATTTGCCAGCTTGGAGAAGGGCTTCTCCTCATTGTCATCTTTCGGTGCTATGAGAAAATCAAGCCTTCCAAGG ATAAGACAAAAATGACCTACACAGCTGCCACAACTGAAGAAACCTTTCCAGCGGCTctgggaaatggcacccataaaGAGGAGAGCTCCCCTTACACAGCCTAG